The sequence below is a genomic window from Hemitrygon akajei chromosome 2, sHemAka1.3, whole genome shotgun sequence.
AGCGACAGTTTATTCCGCTGCAGAGACACTGCGAGTCGCTCCGGAGTTGCAGAATCGGATTGTCTCCGGTGTCTAAGTGGACCCGCCCCCGGCTCGCCAATGGCTGGTTGGCGATAATTGACAGGGAAAACGATGACGACATTGGACCCGCCCCCGGCTCGCCAATGGCTGGTTGGCGATAATTGACAGGGAAAACGACGACGACGACATTGGACCCGCCCCCGACTCGACAATGGCTGGTTGGCGATAATTGACAGGGAAAACGACGACGACGACATTGGACCCGCCCCCGGCTCGCCAATGGCTGGTTGGCGATAATTGACAGGGTGAACGGCAACGACATAtccggtgagagtgtggagcaagcATGGCGCCGGGGGGTAAAATCAATCGTCCGCGCACGGTgagtggtagtggggatgagGATGGAGGCAggcgagggagggagagatgagatgagaggagtggagtggagggggtgAGGGTGGTCGGAGGGGAGGCGAGGGCCCTGATGATGGAGTCTGCTTGCCTCCACTGCATCCCCTGGATTCCCAGTGGGCAATCATTTCAATGCAGCTTCCCTTTCCCGTTCTCATCCCGGCATGtctgtccgtggcctcctctacgggCACaaagaggccactctcaggttgggggagcaacTCCTCATATTCCCTCGCCTACCTCCTGCCCGATTCggctctttccccttccccaacCTTATGCGCTGgctttctcccccttcctttctaatcGTGACtgattacttttttttccataggcGCTGTCTGAGCgattgagttcctcctgcattttgtgtgagttgctctggatttccagcatctctggaacctcttgtgtttaattATTTTCCTCCTGTGGCCTCTGCAGGAGTTACAGAGGAAGCTTTTCAAGAGGCGACGGGTTGCCAGAAAAGCGAAGAGGAAGGCTATAGTTGGCGCTGTGATTGACGAGGGTCTGATCACCATCCATCACCTGAAGAAGCGATGGTGAGAGAGCAGCCGCGGCACCGGTCTCATGTCGATTGGTTAAGCTCCCACTTTCTGCTGTCACAGGACGATGTGGCCTCACCTCagcctgaagggtctcagcctgaaacgtctgCTGTTCATTCGTTTCCTATTGAGttcctgctgcattttgtgtgtgtcacctcAGTCAGAAAgtgctttctctgcatcccttTCCCAGGGGCCATGGGTGCTTGGTCCGAGTTTATCCTGGATTGGGAAGTGGGAAACGTTTGTGCACTGAGAGACTTGAAGTACCGGGGGCATTGGGTTGATCTGAAATCCCCTCTCCTGCTCTCCTGATTCAATCCCCAAACCAGAGTCTGCACTCTTCCAATTCTGGCCTCAAGTTTAATACCTCAGAGCGGACGGCCTTTCCTACAACTTACTATCCCTCTGGAATTCCACAGCCGTCTGTCGGTTTCTTCTCCTGTTCTGGTCAAAGGAGACTTTGCCTGAATAGCAAATCACTGCTCTTTGAGTCAgtgcagaatcaggcccttcagcccatctagccaatGTTTCTCTGCCtgcaggaccacagccctccatatccctcccatccatgtacttgtccagacTTCCCTGAAATGTTACAATGAAACCtgcactaccacttccgctggcagcttgttccatgttCTCACCAcattctgaatgaagaagtttcctcttgaaagtttcacctttcacccatgacctctagttgtcatTTCACCCAACCTCCGCAGggaaaccctgcttgcatttacgctATCGATACCaaattctccctgtaactcaggttctcagGTCCCAGCAGGACTGTGAACGTTTTCTCtctgctctttcaatcttattaatatctttcttgtaggtaggtgatgaaaactgcacacaagactccaaattaggcctcaccagcgtcttatacaattttaacataacgTTCCAACTCCTGTACATAGCACTTTGATTTCTGTGCTAAAAtctttctttacaactctatctccCCGTGAATCAGTGAGTCatggatttgtattcccagattcctttgttgtGCCACAGTCCTCAGTGGCCTGAGTAAGTCTCGGGTATTGCTCTTTGAGGGGTTGGGTTAAGCAGTGCGGTACTACACGTGTTTGATGGTTCTCGTTTGCAGTTCCAATAAAAGAGCAAATATCACCCTGTCTGGGAAGAAGAGGAGGAAACTGCAGAAACAGATCCAGCACAGTCAGAGGGAGCGCTCCGCTATGGATGGTACGTGAGACAATCTCTCCCCGCTTTCCCCTCAGGGAATATTTCTGCTTGCATAAGCTGCTGGGAGCACTCGTCTGGGTCGGGGTCCCAGGAGAAAGAGACGCGGGTGGTATTCTCAACCTGGCGGTGACGTGTTAGTTTGGTTTCTTGCCAGGATGCCATgaaagaatctgaatcaggtttattatcactgacgtatagcttgttgttttgtggcagcagtacagtgctgtGTATAAAAATGGCTATAAGTTACAACAATACGTACTtcagaaagagaacaaaatagtgagttgtaagctcagccagctccatcatgggcactcaccTTCCCAACATCGAGGACTCCAATAGACgaggcctcaaaaaggcggcatcacTCGGGGcacgtcctcttctcattgctaccgtcagggagggctgcaggagcctgcagacacacactcaacgattcaggaacagcttcttcccctctgccatcagggagggctgcaggagcctgcagacacacactcaacgattcaggagcagcttcttcccctctgctatcagatttctgagcggacaatgaacccatgaatactgtctcaccatttttgctctctttttgcggtTTTTATATATGTTCCTTATAATTTATTGTAAGTTTTTTGCCTTGCTGCCGCGAGATAACAAATTTAAcagcatttgtcagtgataattctgattcaccaccaccccctctgcATGCTGAGCCACTCCTGTTCAAATGATTTGACCATATTTTTGTCCTTTGGCATTTCCAGTTGAACCCATTCTTCAAAGGACCAGGCAGgcggtggaggtgagggagagaggggcggAGCAGAAAGTGGAGCTGCTGGATATAGACATGAAGGAGGAACAGTCGTAGAGCGGAGCGGTGAATGTGTGAAAAGCACAAGGTAGAGCTGGCGGACCCCTGGAGGCCTCGGTGTGCTTGCAGTGTGGAACCAGACTGATCTGCGTCTCTGACCAAACCACTACCATCAACCGTAATGAAGAGACAGTTGTTAATAGCACCCAGTTCCAGTGCTGCTCCACTAGACAGCTCCTGTACGGAGTGACCCATCAGCAGTGTGGTGTGAAGTAATACTGATCACAGGCAATATAGTGCAAAcatgaaataaaagaaaaagtgTTCGTTCAAAGCCAAGTTAAATAGTTTTTGAGTCTGCATCACTTGTAGTTTTAGGTTTCGGAGCGTAGTTCCAAAAAATCTGTCCTGTCAATTATCCTTCGAGGAAGATTGTTTAAATTTGAGTGATGGAAGAAGACCTGGGAGCtgaagcaggattataaaacaattTTCTGATGTACTCGGGACCGAAGCCTGTACAGGTGAGGTgccttgcacctgaactggaaggggactaatgtTTGCTCgggctgcacggtggggtttaaactagagttgcatggGGACAAGAACCAGAGTTCAGAATAGTTAGTGgagagacagatgttggtaagacacctctttatgcatatttaaggcagaggttgatagattctggatGGGTCAGGTcgtgaagggatgtggggagaaggcagagattggggctgagaggaaaattggatcagccatgatgaaatggtggaccagacttgatgggccgaatggcctaattctgctcctatatcttctggtatGATCGTGTTAATGAGGCTATATTAcagagcacccaacagtctgagggattttgcagaaagattgcagactgttgcaagaaacataatattGCTAAAGGAGGTGATTATAACTGTCCACGTACTGACTGGAACTCCCCTACAGTACATTGGATAAGaggttgtcaggtgtgttcaggaaagtttccttgcTCTTaatctcagaaaggatctggcaaatgaGGATTGCAACTTGCTGTTTTCTAGCAAAGCTGTACTTgttaagtgggaagccttcaaaagtgtaattttgagagtacaaatttTATATGTACCTGCCGGAATAAAAGGCGAGGGTAACAGGTGTAGACAACCttggttttcaggagatattgaggccctggttaaaagAAAAAGAGGAGGTGCAGACCAGGTAAGAACAAATGTGGTGCTCActgcaagagaacacttcagagagaaatcaggaaggaggcaccAGGTTGCCCgatcagacaaggtgaaggagaatccgaaggggttctacagatgtattaagagcaaaaggactgttaagggacaaaattgatctgGAAGATCAGAAGGGTAATCCATGTGTGGCACTGAATGAGACGGGGGAGACCTTAAATTTTGTCTTGCATCTATTTACTCGGGAGACAGACGCGGAGACCATAAacgtgaggcaaagcagcatcaacttcagggACCCTCTGCAGATTTCCGATAAGAGGCTTTTGCCATCCTGAGGCAGATCAGGTGGATTGTTGGCGACAAACAGCTTGAAGAGCTGTTTGCACTGTTATTtctatataaataaatattggTAAGGATTAGAATTCTCATTAATAAAATGAATTTTCCCCACATAGCTGGGGAGTTTAAGTTGAGACGATAGCTGTCACACTACTAAAACTGGACTGTCATTCAGGGGGTGATCGGGAACTTGATGTACACGGAAGCCCACCATAAACTCGAGCAAGTGGGCCACCGTACAAACTTTCCACCCTCTGCACTTGTTCTGTCACCTTCTCTCTCAGTGCAAGGGCCAGCCTTTCCCACAGCTCTGAGGTATTTGGAAAGAAATCATGAGCGATCTTGATCTTCAGTCTGTTCAATGGGGACATGCAAACAGTGGAAGCGGCTTCACGACTGGCAGAATGAGAGGTGTGCAGTGGGTTTTTGCTCTCGGGTGCCGCTGGCTGATGCTTTTCCCGTGGTTATAACTGCAATGTCAGTACCCAGCATTATTCTTCACTAAGATGACCAGTCGGCGAGAAAGGGTGCTGCAGCTTCAGGAGCACTGACAGGTTCATCAGTCCATCAATCCCGGGgctggggtcaaccatggatgtacATGATATGCAAACCGGGAGTTTCCGCTGGGTTTATCCGTCCGATGAATGGGTTTAGCTGAAAGGCAGCGGAAGTTTGAGGtaagagttttccctctcctagatgagctgccaactgcatcaaacaagccccatctgcctgaagtgactggttttaaggagcCAGTAACCTACCTTTACCCTTCTGTTATTAGAAATGGTTCTGACGTTCAGTAagtaagccacacacacaaaataagtgCAGAGATTCTCTTGCATTGGGCCAAGCAGTGGCAAAGGGGTCTCACTGTCATTGGCCTTGGTTTTCAGGGGCAGTGTGGTAGATGCTGGGGAGAGGGGATGTAGGATCTGCTGAGATCGAGGGTCTGGCGTCCAAATATGCACCAGTTTAGAAGTGACATGAGAAATATTGTTTAAAACAAAACTTTGGAGATCCCTGCTGGCAGCCAATGCAATAACACCTTTTTGAACTTGCTCCTACCTTATCTATCTCTTTGTTTCCTACCAGTTTTTTGAAACCTTATTATAAATATTGCTTTACATGTCTTTGAGAAAGACCAAAGCCTCTGAAAAAGTAGActaatgtgtgcaggatagttttttgcagcaatacatagaggtacaaactagagaaggggcagtgttggatctcctgttagggaatgagataggtcaggtgacggaggtatgtgttggggagcacttcgggtccagtgatcacattGCCATTAGAttaaatataattatggagaaggataggactggacccagggttgagatttttgattggagaaaggctaactttgaggagattggaaaggatttagaaggagtggattgggacaatttgttttatgggaaggatctaatagagaaatggaggtcatttaaaggtgaaattttgagggtacagaatctttatgttcctgttaggttgaaaggaaaggttaaaagtttgagagagccagggttttcaagggatattggaaacttgatttggaaaaagagagcgatctgcaataaatataggcagcatggagtaaatgaggtgctcgaggaatataaagaatgtaagaagaatcttaagaaagaaattagaaaagctaaaagaagatacaaggttgctttggcaagtaaggtgaaaataaatccaaagggtttctacagttatattaatagcaaaaggatagtgagggataaaattggtcccttagagaatcagagtggacagctatgtgtggagacaaaagagatgtgggggagattttgaacaatttcttttcttcagtattcactaaggaaaaggatattgaattgtgtaaggtaagggaaacaagtagggaagttatggaaactaggacgattaaagaggaggaagtactggcgcttttaaggaatataaaagtggataaatctccgggtcctgacctaGGACCTTGAgcgaggttagtgtagaaatagcaggggctctgacagaaatatttcatatgttattagaaacggggatggtgccggaggattggcgtattgctcatgtggctccattgtttaaaaagggttctaagagtaaacctagcaattataggcctgtcagtttgacgtcagtggtgggtaaattaatggaaagtattcttagagatggtatatataattatctggatagacagagtctgattaggaacagtcaacttggatttgtgtgtggaaggtcacgtttaacaaatcttattgaattttttgaagaggttacgaggaaagttgagggtaaagcagtggatgttgtctataaggacttcagtaaggcctttgacaaggttccacatagaATGTTAGTTAgcaaggttcaatcgttaggtattaatattgaagtagtaaaatgtattcaacagtggctggatgggagatgccagagtgtagtggtggataactgttcgtcaggttggaggccggtgactagtggtgtgcctcagggatctgtactgggtccaatcatatacattaatgatctggatgatggggtggtacattggattagtaaatatgcagatgatactaaggtaggtggcgttgtggataatgaagttggttttcaaagtttgcagagagatttaggccagttagaagagtgggctgaaagatggcagatggagtttaatgctgataagtgtgaggtgctacattttggtaggaataatcaaaataggacatacatggtaaatggtagggctttgaagaatgcagtagaacagagtgatctaggaataattgtATAGTTCGCTGAAGGTgggatctcatgtggatagggtggtgaagaaagcttttggtatgttggcctttataaatcagagcattaaatataggagtttggatgtaatgttaaaattgtacacagcattggtaaggccgaatttggagtattgtgtacagttctggtcaccgaattataggaaagatgtcaacaaaatagagagagtacagagaagatttactaggatgttacctgggtttagcacctaagttacagggaaagattgaacaagttaggtctttattctttggagcatagaaggttgaggggggacttgatagatatatttaaaattatgaggggcatagatagagttgacatggataggctttttccattgagagtaggggagattcaaacaagaggacataagttgagcgttaagggtaacacgagggggaatttctttactcagagagtggtagctgtgtggaacaagcttccaatagaagcggtagaggcaggtttggtattgtcatttaaagtaaaactggataggtatatggacaggaaaggaatggagggttataggctgagtgcgggtcagtgggactaggtgagagtaagcgtttggcacggactagaagggccgagatggcctgtttccgtgctgtaattgttatatggttaaaagtaAAAGAAGATGATTCTCCAACCACTTTGGAATCAATTGATTTTCTTAAAAAGCAAAGAACAGAATTCTCTGAGGAATTTCAACATCTTAATGTTAAGTTAGACACTATTCAACAAACTCTAATCGAACATGAAAATCGAATTAAGGGGAATAAAGAAACTTtgttgatactggaagtggactTAGAAGACATTGGTAAGCTCTGCAAAAAATTATGATTCTGTAATGAAAAATTACCAACCTGGAAAGCAGAAACAGAAGGAATAATCTACATATTCTGGGTCTTGAAAGATCAATTGAAGGTGCCCACCCCATGGAGTTCTTTGCAAGTTTTCTGAAGCAGCTATTCCCTGATTTATTGCCGACTGTGCCTGAGTTGGACCGCGCCCACCagccactgccccccccccccccaaaccaaaGTCGGGAGAGCGTCGTAGATTGGTCATTTTCGTTTTCATGAATTTCATGCTAAGGGGCTTTTAATCCGTCATACCTGTCGAGTTGGAATGATCGGTTACAACGGGAAGATGATCAGATTCCTGGAAGATTATACACCGGAGGTTATGGCTGAACATGTGAAGTACAAAGAGGTCATGTCACTGCTTTATAATAAAGGGTTTAAGCCCTCCCTTTGCTTCCCCACACGTCTTAGAATCGTTCTGAAAAATGGTGTGCAGAAATGGCTGGGATCGGTTGATCACGTACAGAAGATTAATTACGTAACATCTTGTACAAGAGCAATTATCTTTTTAATGTTGGATCAAATAAGGTTTTAATAAACCTACATTTTGACCATTTATATGTCTTGTTTTTtgatattttgtgtgttttttttactaCTTTATTCTCTTTTTTTGAGGGTTTTCTATATAAATATTTTTTGAAATTGTTAAAATGAATCCTCTTATGTTTTGGATTTTTGatccaagtttttttttctgttttgtcttGGTAGGAACATAATAACCTTGTATGTTTGGAGTTTTGCCAGCAGGATTTCTTTGGGAGGGTTGTCTTTAGGGTTTAGCCTGCCGACTGTTCTGTGGCCGGCTTTTTGGTTttgggagggtgggggtggggtctcttttttcttttttctctggaAGCTGGGTTGGGCTACCATCCAAATTTTCTGTTTGAATACCTTATTTTATGGTTCATTCTCTGGTTCTAATAATTTATGGTCAGATCTTTTAACTCTCCCGTTAATTAGAATTTATAATGGATCGAaatattaatttacttagttttaatgtgaaagggttAAATCATCCTGTGAAACAGTATAAGATTTTTGCTTATATTAAaaagttgagggcccccattatTTTTCTACAAGAAATGCATGTGCATAGTTGTGACAACACACACCTTTTTAATCAGTGGAGGGGTCTACAATTTCCTTCTTCATTCAGAGCAAAATCTCGAGTAGTCTCAATTTTTATAGATAATACAATTTCTTTTGTTCAACATAAAGTTGTCTCTGACGCTGATGGGCGATTTGTTGTAGTGTCAGggaaactagataataaattaattgtaTTTGCTAATGTGTACACTCCCAATGTGGATGACTCAGGATTTTTTTGAGCGTTTCTTTTCGTTCCTGCCAGATTTGAGTCTTTATTCTTTagtgatgggaggagattttaattgttgtctagacCCAGTATTAGATCGTTCTCTTACATCAGCCACGCCtaataaatcagctttatttgttcAATCTTTTATAATGAAGTGTGATATTGTTGATGTCTGACTTTTTTTTCACCCAGCAGAAAGGGAGTATTCATTCTTCTCTCATGTCCATCATTCTTATGtcaggattgattatttttttattgatcgTCGAATGATTCCATTAGTTTGATCCATTGAATATAAGGAAATAGCTTAATCCGACCATTCTCCTACATTTCTATCTTTAAATCTTTTTGGTTTCACTCATATGAACAGATACTGgcattttaatttaactttgttatctgataaggaCTTTCTAAAATTTCTGGAGAATCAAATTACTCTTTTTTTAAGAAAATGCTTTGGAAGAGACTTCTAATCTTATCATTTGGGATAGATTTAAGGCATATATTAGCAGACAAATTATCTCCTATACTGCATATATTAAGAATTAAGCTAATAAAGAGAGAACTGATTTAGTTAATCAATTAAAACAATTAAACCAGAAATATGCTTTGGCACCAGACCCTGAACTATACGAAAGACATATTGAAATTAAAACTGAATATGATCTTTTTAGAACGTATCCAATTGAAAGCCAACTTTTAAAAGTTAGAAGCCATTTCTatataaatggagaaaaaaaactggGAAGTTATAggctaatcaattgaagaccTCTGTAGCTAAatggcaaattaaagaaatttgcaaaGCCAATGGTGATATGACAACTGAccattttgaaataaatgacacttttagagaattttattctaaattgTATAGTTCTGATTCTGTTAAAGATAATACTGCAATGATCAATTTTTTTAGAccaattaaatattcctggacTTTCGGTTGATAATTGAAAGcagttggatcaacctatttctcaggaggaaatcactgagGTTATACATTCATTGCATCCTGGGAAATCTCCAGGACCCGACAGATTCTCCGGAGAATTTTATAAGGTTTTTTCTTCATTGCTTGTGACTTGTTTAATTTAAGTCTACTTTTAGTTTTTAGTTCAACTtccatcattctattttgttcttcgcttaaagtgggtaactctagagaattcaggaaggtgccaatttgggttatgcttccccctggaactttggaatacagAGTTCTGAAAAACACTTCAAaaacttcttgaatttcacttagcttattttttttaatcatttttgttcttggatttctaattctatgaattgtattttcagctatctttttttcagtttacacgccagtattttcatagactttgatCCTCTttataatgtctctgtttcagaaacattaaaattttcctgatttcttgcgtagctaAACTATTTTTTATTCCTAATTTAAAAAATTttctc
It includes:
- the LOC140719096 gene encoding uncharacterized protein C11orf98-like encodes the protein MAPGGKINRPRTELQRKLFKRRRVARKAKRKAIVGAVIDEGLITIHHLKKRCSNKRANITLSGKKRRKLQKQIQHSQRERSAMDVEPILQRTRQAVEVRERGAEQKVELLDIDMKEEQS